A part of Solibacillus sp. FSL H8-0538 genomic DNA contains:
- a CDS encoding YojF family protein — protein MKEVNIVALQELLNSFANKDVYIHLETTNGSYATHFDANVFNAGAFIRNVKIRYELGKVIEDTPHRVGLKMEHGWVYAQGITHYELDEQGRLLMAGLDYSGKLAIALEVSETPFAY, from the coding sequence ATGAAGGAAGTAAATATTGTAGCGCTCCAGGAATTACTTAATTCTTTTGCGAACAAAGATGTATATATACATTTAGAAACGACGAACGGGTCTTACGCAACACATTTTGATGCAAATGTATTTAATGCCGGGGCTTTCATTCGAAACGTTAAAATTCGTTATGAGCTTGGTAAAGTAATTGAAGATACGCCGCACCGCGTCGGCTTAAAAATGGAGCATGGCTGGGTCTACGCACAAGGAATTACACATTATGAATTAGACGAACAAGGTCGCCTACTAATGGCTGGTCTTGATTATTCTGGGAAACTGGCCATCGCGCTCGAAGTTAGCGAAACGCCATTTGCCTATTAA
- a CDS encoding YjiH family protein — protein sequence MKKYSLYIWSLFIVLSSLGVFLFITPVSTADGTKVPIAILANTLAGKVEPYIHWFTYTVFVIAALGSLIIKAFPKQKNAKINLFDSLFRVNWFWTSMRVFSVIFATMYLFDFGPSQINSDVTAGVLLDPASGLVTYMFVLFFFAGLLLPLLTDFGLLDFFGSMMVKIMRPLFKIPGRASIDCLASWVGDGTIGVLLTSKQYEDGNYTAREAATIATTFSVVSITFCLVVVETIGIQDYFAEFYGTVIFSGILLAIIMPRIYPLKRKSDTFIDGTAPQGNREEVPEGFNVFTYGLKNALEKAEENKNLGKIVGSGLKNVLEMWFAVAPIIMAFGTIALALAEFTSFFRILGMPFEPILALLQIPEAGEAAQTMIVGFADMLLPSILGAGIESEMTRFVIATVSVTQLIYMSEVGGLILGTKLPIKLWDLFIIFLIRTIISLPIIALIAHLIF from the coding sequence ATGAAAAAGTATTCACTATATATATGGTCACTCTTCATCGTTCTGTCTTCCTTAGGGGTGTTCTTATTCATTACACCGGTTAGTACAGCTGACGGCACGAAGGTACCAATCGCCATTTTAGCCAACACACTTGCAGGAAAAGTAGAACCATACATTCACTGGTTCACATATACTGTATTTGTTATTGCAGCGCTTGGGTCTCTTATTATTAAGGCATTCCCAAAACAAAAAAATGCTAAGATCAATCTATTTGATTCATTATTCCGAGTCAACTGGTTCTGGACAAGCATGCGCGTCTTTTCAGTAATCTTTGCAACAATGTATTTATTTGATTTTGGTCCATCACAAATTAATAGTGATGTAACAGCAGGCGTTTTACTAGATCCTGCTAGCGGTCTAGTTACGTACATGTTCGTGCTATTCTTCTTTGCCGGACTTCTACTGCCGCTACTAACAGATTTTGGTTTACTTGATTTCTTTGGCTCGATGATGGTAAAAATCATGCGCCCACTATTCAAAATTCCTGGTCGTGCTTCAATTGACTGTCTAGCATCATGGGTTGGCGACGGTACAATCGGTGTGTTGCTAACAAGCAAGCAATATGAGGATGGAAACTATACCGCACGTGAGGCCGCAACGATTGCGACTACATTCTCAGTTGTATCGATTACATTCTGTTTAGTTGTTGTTGAAACAATCGGCATTCAAGATTATTTCGCAGAGTTTTACGGCACTGTTATTTTTTCAGGGATTTTACTGGCGATTATCATGCCTCGTATTTACCCATTAAAACGAAAATCAGACACATTTATTGATGGCACTGCGCCTCAAGGTAACCGCGAAGAAGTTCCAGAAGGCTTTAACGTGTTTACGTATGGTTTAAAAAATGCGCTAGAAAAAGCAGAGGAAAATAAAAACCTAGGCAAAATAGTTGGTTCTGGCTTAAAAAATGTACTTGAAATGTGGTTCGCTGTAGCACCAATTATTATGGCATTCGGTACAATCGCTTTAGCACTTGCTGAATTCACAAGCTTCTTCCGTATTTTAGGGATGCCGTTTGAACCAATTTTAGCGCTTCTTCAAATTCCCGAAGCCGGTGAAGCCGCACAAACGATGATCGTCGGTTTCGCGGATATGTTGCTACCTTCAATTTTAGGTGCAGGCATTGAGTCAGAAATGACACGCTTCGTTATTGCAACCGTCTCTGTAACGCAACTAATTTACATGTCAGAAGTAGGCGGATTAATTTTAGGGACTAAATTACCGATTAAATTATGGGATTTATTTATTATCTTCTTAATCCGTACAATCATTTCACTACCAATTATCGCGTTAATTGCGCATCTGATATTTTAA
- the ilvA gene encoding threonine ammonia-lyase IlvA → MEVVQTKTVAVENVLIAHHFLKDVVVHTPLQHNDYLSEKYGANIYFKREDLQHVRSFKLRGAYYKIKKIEEAARLAGIVCASAGNHAQGVAYACAKLEIQANIFMPKTTPKQKIDQVRMFGREFVEITLAGDTFDDSAESALAYSAEAGRIFIHPFDDLDVMAGQGTVAVEIMNDIEEPIDYVFGSIGGGGLMSGVSAYVKNLSPSSKVIGVEPAGASSMKAAFGNGGPLALNWIDKFVDGAAVKCVGNDTYALCKQYLDDIVAVPEGKVCTTILDLYNKHAIIAEPAGALSVAALDFYAEEIRGKSVVVIISGGNNDIGRMQEIKEKSLIYEGLLYYFIVSFPQRSGALRQFLTGVLGPNDDITTFEYTKKNNKESGPALVGIELGHRDDYAGLLERMHANGFEYKEVNNDSTLFALLV, encoded by the coding sequence ATGGAAGTTGTACAAACAAAGACAGTTGCTGTCGAAAATGTTTTAATCGCACATCATTTTTTAAAAGATGTTGTTGTTCACACGCCTTTACAGCACAATGATTATTTATCAGAAAAGTACGGCGCTAATATTTACTTCAAGCGCGAAGACCTACAGCATGTTCGTTCATTCAAACTACGTGGCGCTTACTATAAAATAAAGAAAATTGAAGAAGCTGCACGTTTGGCAGGTATTGTTTGCGCAAGTGCAGGTAACCATGCACAAGGTGTTGCCTATGCCTGTGCGAAACTTGAAATTCAAGCAAACATCTTTATGCCAAAAACGACACCAAAACAAAAGATTGATCAAGTTCGCATGTTCGGCCGTGAATTCGTTGAAATTACATTAGCTGGCGATACTTTTGATGATTCTGCTGAAAGCGCACTTGCATATTCCGCGGAAGCTGGGCGAATTTTTATCCACCCATTCGATGATCTTGACGTCATGGCTGGTCAAGGTACGGTAGCCGTTGAAATTATGAATGATATCGAAGAACCGATTGATTATGTGTTTGGCAGTATCGGTGGCGGAGGCTTAATGTCTGGCGTTTCTGCTTATGTAAAAAACCTTTCACCATCAAGTAAAGTTATTGGTGTTGAACCGGCTGGCGCAAGTAGCATGAAGGCCGCTTTTGGAAATGGGGGTCCACTTGCACTTAACTGGATCGATAAATTCGTCGACGGCGCTGCAGTAAAATGCGTCGGCAATGATACGTATGCCCTTTGCAAACAGTATTTAGACGATATCGTAGCTGTTCCAGAAGGCAAAGTGTGTACAACAATTTTAGACTTATACAATAAGCATGCTATTATCGCAGAACCTGCAGGCGCCCTATCTGTTGCAGCACTTGATTTTTATGCAGAAGAAATTCGCGGTAAGTCTGTTGTCGTCATTATTTCTGGTGGTAACAATGACATCGGCCGCATGCAGGAAATTAAAGAGAAATCGTTAATTTATGAAGGCTTACTATACTATTTCATCGTTAGCTTCCCGCAGCGTTCAGGCGCACTTCGCCAGTTCCTAACAGGTGTTTTAGGACCGAATGATGATATTACAACGTTTGAATATACAAAGAAAAACAACAAAGAAAGCGGTCCAGCCCTTGTTGGCATCGAGCTTGGTCACCGCGACGATTATGCCGGCCTACTTGAGCGTATGCATGCAAACGGATTTGAATACAAAGAAGTGAACAACGACAGCACATTGTTTGCGTTGCTGGTTTAA
- a CDS encoding uracil-DNA glycosylase, producing MKNQLTNDWKVVLTKEFDKPYFSQLEQFLQQEYAMATVYPAKEAVLRALQVTAFQDVKVVLLGQDPYHGAGQAQGLSFSVQPGIPHPPSLRNMLKELQDDIGCSIPQEGSLMKWAQQGVLLLNTVLTVREGKANSHKGQGWELFTDAVIETLAEREEPIVFLLWGKHAQAKRALIERISVHHIILEAPHPSPFSARLGFFGSKPYSHTNEVLIRLGKQPIDWSLGNQ from the coding sequence GTGAAAAATCAATTAACAAATGACTGGAAAGTGGTGCTAACTAAAGAATTTGATAAGCCGTATTTTAGCCAGCTCGAGCAATTTTTGCAGCAGGAATATGCAATGGCTACTGTGTATCCCGCAAAAGAAGCTGTATTGCGTGCGCTACAGGTAACGGCATTTCAAGATGTCAAAGTAGTGCTGCTCGGACAAGATCCATATCACGGGGCAGGCCAAGCACAAGGATTAAGCTTTTCGGTACAACCGGGTATACCGCATCCACCAAGCCTTCGCAATATGTTAAAGGAACTCCAGGATGACATCGGTTGTAGCATTCCGCAAGAGGGTAGCTTAATGAAATGGGCACAACAGGGAGTTCTTCTATTAAATACTGTATTAACTGTACGTGAGGGAAAGGCGAATTCGCATAAAGGGCAGGGGTGGGAGTTGTTTACTGATGCTGTAATTGAAACACTAGCCGAGCGAGAAGAGCCGATAGTATTTTTATTATGGGGTAAACATGCGCAAGCAAAACGAGCATTGATTGAACGCATTAGTGTGCATCACATTATTTTAGAAGCCCCACATCCAAGTCCATTTAGTGCACGTCTTGGTTTTTTTGGAAGCAAACCATATTCACATACAAATGAGGTATTAATTCGCCTTGGTAAACAGCCGATTGATTGGAGTTTAGGTAATCAATAA
- a CDS encoding nuclease-related domain-containing protein, translating into MIALKRGVSEKDLTLQAAIRRGVADYQAELRRMQTGLAGELYIDQRWEDMNLKGEYYLIHDYYVQINENISHQIDTLFLCKNFLLLLEIKNIAGRIDFEEEKHQFIRTRDDGIVQGFRNPIDQVRRHRRWLQDFIGGSLPVEYAVVFSHSKTIIGRVPKNEAIFHGSGLESHLYKLFSKYEAHVSSQELQQLSQKLLKIKTEPQRKLVVDSSRIRRGVLCKKCDYQVVMLFNYGKFECPTCRTRSNEGLLEALEDYRLLVSEWISNREFRMFFGIDSIDATKRLLKSLNLEYEGSYKDRKYRIRALNL; encoded by the coding sequence GTGATTGCACTTAAAAGGGGAGTATCAGAGAAGGATTTGACGTTACAAGCAGCTATTCGCAGAGGTGTAGCAGATTACCAAGCAGAATTGCGGCGTATGCAAACAGGATTAGCCGGCGAACTATATATCGATCAGCGTTGGGAAGACATGAATTTAAAAGGGGAATATTATTTAATTCATGACTACTATGTTCAAATCAATGAAAATATCTCGCATCAAATCGATACTTTATTTCTTTGTAAGAACTTCTTATTATTGCTAGAAATCAAAAATATAGCAGGGCGGATAGATTTCGAGGAGGAGAAGCATCAATTCATTCGAACGAGAGATGATGGAATTGTACAGGGATTTCGTAATCCGATTGATCAAGTAAGACGACATAGAAGGTGGTTGCAAGATTTTATAGGCGGTAGTTTACCAGTGGAATATGCCGTTGTATTTTCTCATTCGAAAACAATTATTGGGCGTGTTCCTAAAAATGAAGCTATTTTTCATGGCAGTGGATTAGAGTCGCATTTATACAAGCTCTTTAGTAAGTATGAAGCGCATGTATCAAGTCAGGAATTGCAACAACTTAGTCAAAAACTATTGAAAATCAAAACGGAGCCGCAAAGGAAGTTAGTGGTTGATTCGTCACGTATACGGAGAGGCGTTCTTTGCAAAAAATGTGATTATCAAGTAGTAATGTTGTTCAACTACGGAAAATTTGAATGTCCTACATGTCGGACGCGAAGCAACGAAGGGTTACTTGAAGCACTGGAGGATTATCGATTATTAGTAAGTGAGTGGATTTCGAATAGAGAGTTTCGGATGTTTTTTGGAATTGATTCAATAGATGCGACAAAACGATTGTTAAAGTCTCTGAATTTAGAGTACGAGGGTTCTTATAAGGATCGGAAATATAGGATTAGGGCTCTTAATTTGTGA
- a CDS encoding ABC transporter permease codes for MFTALFGSVEQGIIYAIMALGVYLTFRVLDFPDLTVDGSFVTGAGTAAMMIVLGYHPILATLTAIVAGFIAGCMTGILHTKGKINPLLSGILMMIALYSINLRIMGLSSDTGVTRPNIPLLNTDTVFSLFQGFWSNLGIDAAISDALRGMGLESVPSTWGTLVVVLMLTICIKFIADWFLKTEVGLAIRATGDNKRMIRSFSANTDTLIIFGLGISNALVALSGALIAQYTKFADIGLGIGMIVIGLASVIIGEAIFGTKSIVRTTFAVVAGAVIYRLIYAIALRVGWLDTGDMKLITAIIVILALVIPQVLDKRKEKKRKAKRLEDRLSAQKAGAVAIEQGGNHLA; via the coding sequence GTGTTTACAGCTTTGTTTGGTTCGGTTGAGCAAGGAATCATCTATGCAATTATGGCACTCGGAGTGTATTTAACATTCCGAGTGTTAGATTTTCCGGATTTAACGGTTGATGGCAGTTTCGTAACGGGTGCCGGCACAGCAGCGATGATGATTGTGCTTGGCTACCACCCGATACTTGCTACATTAACAGCAATTGTTGCGGGATTTATTGCAGGATGTATGACAGGGATTTTACACACAAAGGGCAAAATTAATCCGCTTTTATCAGGGATTTTAATGATGATTGCATTGTATTCAATCAATCTACGGATTATGGGACTATCTTCTGATACCGGCGTAACGCGTCCTAATATTCCTCTTTTGAATACAGATACAGTGTTTTCATTGTTCCAAGGGTTCTGGAGTAACCTTGGAATTGATGCGGCAATTTCAGATGCATTACGTGGAATGGGGCTAGAGTCAGTGCCTTCAACATGGGGTACACTTGTCGTCGTGTTAATGTTAACAATCTGCATTAAATTCATCGCAGACTGGTTCTTAAAAACGGAAGTCGGCCTAGCCATTCGTGCAACAGGAGACAATAAACGGATGATTCGTAGTTTTTCTGCGAATACAGATACGTTAATTATTTTTGGTCTTGGTATATCAAATGCACTTGTAGCATTATCAGGTGCATTAATTGCACAATACACAAAATTTGCCGACATTGGTTTAGGAATCGGGATGATCGTGATTGGTCTTGCTTCTGTTATTATCGGGGAAGCAATTTTCGGAACAAAATCGATTGTTCGCACAACATTTGCTGTTGTAGCTGGAGCGGTTATTTATCGGTTAATTTATGCAATTGCGCTACGTGTCGGCTGGCTAGATACAGGGGACATGAAGTTAATTACTGCGATTATCGTAATTTTAGCGCTTGTTATTCCACAAGTGTTGGATAAACGCAAAGAGAAAAAACGTAAGGCGAAACGTTTAGAAGATCGGTTGTCTGCTCAAAAAGCGGGCGCTGTTGCAATCGAGCAAGGAGGGAATCACCTTGCTTAA
- the thiD gene encoding bifunctional hydroxymethylpyrimidine kinase/phosphomethylpyrimidine kinase — protein sequence MSLKKTLTIAGSDTSAGAGMQADLKAFQEHGTYGMVALTVVVTMDPKTWSHNVTPLPTELLKMQIDTALSTGVDAIKTGMLASAEIIQIASDAIQKSGTNLVVIDPVMVCKGDDEVLNPGNTTAMINYLLPYATVVTPNLFEAGQLAGTGTPKTIEEMQVAAAKIHELGAKNVVIKGGKALAHEKAVDLFYDGNEFKLLETEKVASTYNHGAGCTFAASVCANLANGFSVEESIIEAKEFVSAAIKHGWALNEHVGPVMHGAKPRFGAPEVTVTTL from the coding sequence ATGTCATTAAAAAAAACATTAACAATTGCCGGCTCTGATACTTCTGCAGGAGCAGGCATGCAAGCGGATTTAAAAGCATTCCAAGAGCATGGTACATACGGAATGGTAGCACTTACAGTAGTCGTAACTATGGACCCTAAAACATGGAGCCACAATGTTACTCCACTCCCAACTGAATTATTAAAAATGCAGATTGATACTGCATTATCAACGGGTGTAGACGCAATCAAAACTGGGATGCTCGCTTCTGCAGAAATCATCCAAATCGCTTCTGATGCGATTCAAAAATCAGGCACAAATTTAGTCGTAATTGATCCAGTTATGGTATGTAAAGGTGACGACGAAGTATTAAATCCTGGCAACACAACAGCAATGATTAATTACTTACTTCCTTACGCGACAGTTGTGACACCAAACCTTTTTGAAGCGGGTCAACTTGCTGGCACTGGTACACCGAAAACAATCGAAGAAATGCAAGTAGCTGCTGCAAAAATTCACGAGCTAGGTGCAAAAAACGTTGTGATTAAAGGCGGCAAAGCATTAGCACATGAAAAAGCTGTAGACTTATTCTACGATGGAAATGAATTCAAACTATTAGAAACAGAAAAAGTAGCGTCAACTTACAACCACGGGGCCGGCTGCACATTTGCTGCCTCTGTATGCGCAAATCTTGCAAATGGATTTTCTGTAGAAGAATCAATTATCGAAGCAAAAGAATTCGTTTCAGCTGCTATTAAACATGGCTGGGCATTAAATGAACATGTGGGACCTGTTATGCACGGCGCAAAACCTCGTTTCGGTGCTCCAGAAGTAACTGTTACAACGCTATAA
- the bshB2 gene encoding bacillithiol biosynthesis deacetylase BshB2: MTLQNERHILAVYPHPDDEAFSIAGSIRLYRNMGVPVTYACLTLGEMGRNLGNPPFATRESLPEIRRRELKLACEAMGIEDLRMMGLRDKTIEFEDDEKMVKLVADLIDELNPSLIFTFLPGFAVHPDHEATARAVVEAVRRMPKEQRPRILGCAFANDTIEKNGEAHIVTDVSSVKMDKLDTLRAHASQTAWMMDETTKRIEDGEPMSESWLNVEKFYVIRHEDEVDQSMDSAHL; the protein is encoded by the coding sequence ATGACCTTACAAAATGAACGTCATATTTTAGCTGTCTATCCTCACCCGGATGATGAAGCCTTTTCTATAGCAGGCTCGATTCGTTTATACCGTAATATGGGTGTTCCCGTTACATATGCCTGCTTAACACTTGGTGAGATGGGACGTAACCTTGGCAATCCACCATTCGCAACACGTGAATCACTACCAGAAATTCGTCGCCGTGAACTGAAGCTTGCATGTGAGGCAATGGGTATTGAAGACTTGCGTATGATGGGTCTACGTGACAAAACAATTGAGTTTGAAGATGACGAAAAAATGGTGAAACTGGTAGCAGATTTAATCGACGAGTTAAACCCTTCATTAATTTTCACATTCCTACCTGGTTTCGCCGTACATCCCGATCACGAAGCTACTGCACGTGCGGTTGTGGAAGCAGTTCGCCGTATGCCAAAAGAACAGCGTCCACGTATTCTCGGCTGTGCCTTTGCCAACGACACTATCGAGAAAAACGGTGAGGCGCATATTGTAACTGACGTCAGCTCGGTGAAAATGGATAAGCTTGATACATTGCGCGCACATGCCTCACAAACTGCTTGGATGATGGACGAAACGACGAAACGTATAGAAGACGGTGAGCCTATGAGTGAAAGCTGGCTGAACGTGGAGAAATTTTATGTTATTCGTCATGAAGACGAGGTAGATCAATCAATGGACAGTGCACATTTGTAA
- a CDS encoding ABC transporter ATP-binding protein: MLKLDGINKIFNEGTPDEKIALDNINLHLAPGDFVTIIGSNGAGKSTMMNMISGALSPDFGTVTIDGTDVTRLPEHKRSQFIGRVFQDPMAGTAPSMTIEENLAIAYSRNGKRGMRSGVDRKRREFFKESLAKLHLNLENRLSAKVGLLSGGERQALSLLMATFTKPSILLLDEHTAALDPSRAELITRLTKQLVEADQLTTLMVTHNMQQALDLGNRLIMMDKGQIILEIGAEQKPGLTIPDLMAEFERIRGEKMNSDRALLG; encoded by the coding sequence TTGCTTAAACTGGATGGCATTAATAAAATTTTCAACGAAGGCACACCGGATGAGAAGATAGCTTTAGATAATATTAATTTGCATCTCGCTCCTGGCGATTTTGTGACAATTATCGGAAGTAATGGTGCAGGGAAATCGACGATGATGAATATGATTTCCGGTGCACTATCACCTGATTTTGGTACGGTAACAATTGATGGGACGGATGTAACAAGACTACCGGAGCATAAGCGTTCGCAGTTTATCGGACGTGTCTTTCAAGATCCAATGGCAGGTACAGCACCTTCTATGACAATCGAGGAAAACTTAGCTATTGCTTATTCACGAAACGGCAAGCGTGGAATGCGAAGCGGGGTAGATCGTAAGCGTCGTGAGTTTTTTAAGGAGTCTTTAGCGAAGCTTCATTTAAACCTTGAAAATCGTTTAAGTGCGAAGGTGGGACTTCTTTCAGGTGGTGAGCGCCAGGCGTTATCTTTGTTGATGGCCACGTTTACGAAGCCGTCTATTTTACTACTGGATGAGCATACCGCTGCACTTGACCCTTCACGTGCAGAGCTAATTACCCGCTTAACGAAACAGCTTGTTGAAGCGGACCAACTAACGACACTAATGGTTACACATAATATGCAACAAGCACTTGACCTTGGTAATCGTTTAATTATGATGGATAAAGGACAAATCATTTTAGAAATCGGCGCAGAACAGAAACCAGGCCTCACAATCCCGGATTTAATGGCTGAATTCGAACGCATCCGCGGCGAAAAAATGAACTCTGACAGAGCACTGTTGGGGTAA